In one Mucilaginibacter ginsenosidivorax genomic region, the following are encoded:
- a CDS encoding SDR family oxidoreductase, translating into MKNIKGKVVVITGASSGLGEATARMLSAEGAVVILGARRADRIVSIANELTKKGGKALAVPTNVTNAEHVKKLVATAVSAYGRVDVVINNAGVMPHSPLERLKIDDWNQTIDVNIKGVLYGIAAFLPYMTNQKSGHIINVSSVAGHKVNPGGAVYAATKHAVLALSEGLRQEVKPYNIRTTVISPGAVATELPNSVSEPDVAEGIKKFYEQAAISADSFARCVIFAMSQPEDMDVNEILFRPTSQAG; encoded by the coding sequence ATGAAAAATATAAAAGGAAAGGTGGTGGTAATTACCGGCGCAAGCAGCGGGCTTGGCGAAGCCACTGCACGTATGCTTTCAGCAGAAGGCGCGGTTGTTATCCTTGGTGCACGACGTGCAGACCGGATCGTGTCGATAGCGAATGAACTTACCAAAAAAGGAGGCAAGGCATTGGCGGTGCCAACAAACGTAACGAACGCCGAACATGTGAAAAAACTGGTGGCCACGGCGGTAAGTGCTTATGGCCGTGTTGATGTGGTCATTAACAATGCCGGAGTTATGCCGCATTCGCCTTTGGAACGTTTGAAAATTGATGACTGGAACCAAACGATCGATGTGAATATTAAGGGCGTTTTATATGGTATTGCAGCGTTTTTGCCATACATGACTAATCAAAAAAGCGGCCATATCATCAATGTTTCCTCTGTTGCCGGGCATAAGGTGAACCCAGGCGGTGCAGTATATGCTGCAACCAAGCATGCAGTACTTGCCCTGTCTGAAGGCTTGCGGCAGGAGGTGAAACCTTATAACATCCGGACTACAGTTATTTCTCCAGGTGCTGTTGCAACAGAATTGCCGAATAGCGTCAGCGAACCTGACGTAGCCGAGGGGATCAAAAAGTTTTATGAACAGGCAGCGATCTCTGCGGATTCATTTGCGCGATGCGTGATCTTCGCCATGAGCCAGCCGGAAGATATGGATGTCAATGAGATTTTATTTCGGCCCACAAGTCAGGCCGGATAG
- a CDS encoding serine O-acetyltransferase, producing the protein MKDDKFDGFIKTLYETHKAEWEATPKIRQCVGWLSDLFEFLFPNNHANKLSIYGGHLKKNQIDLENILLSYLDPKDIDIEEAVILFYDSLNEVYQDLRKDASMIYEKDPAATSVHEVIVSYPGFYAIAVYRIAHQLTRLGIPILPRILSEHAHGKTGVDIHPKAQIDTPFCIDHGTGIVIGATSTIGKNVTIYQGVTLGAAQVSKELSETKRHPTVEDNVVIYARSTILGGRTVIGHNSVIGGSVFLTKSVQPFSHVFNTHQLRIEVKENLQ; encoded by the coding sequence ATGAAAGACGATAAATTTGACGGCTTTATAAAAACGCTTTATGAAACCCATAAAGCCGAATGGGAGGCTACGCCAAAGATCAGGCAATGCGTAGGCTGGCTGTCTGATCTTTTTGAGTTTCTGTTTCCAAATAATCATGCCAACAAGCTATCGATATATGGTGGTCATTTAAAAAAGAACCAGATAGACCTGGAGAATATCCTGTTAAGCTACCTTGACCCGAAGGATATTGATATTGAAGAGGCCGTTATTTTATTTTATGATTCGCTGAACGAAGTTTACCAGGACCTGAGAAAGGATGCATCCATGATCTATGAAAAAGATCCCGCCGCCACCAGCGTGCATGAGGTAATTGTATCTTATCCCGGTTTTTACGCAATAGCGGTTTACCGCATAGCACACCAGCTTACCCGGTTGGGCATACCCATTTTACCCCGGATATTATCTGAGCATGCACATGGCAAAACGGGAGTTGATATTCATCCCAAAGCGCAGATTGATACGCCTTTTTGTATAGATCATGGCACGGGGATAGTTATTGGAGCAACCAGCACTATTGGCAAAAATGTAACCATATATCAAGGGGTAACATTAGGCGCCGCGCAGGTTAGTAAAGAACTATCCGAAACAAAACGGCATCCTACAGTTGAGGATAACGTGGTTATTTACGCCCGCAGCACTATTTTAGGCGGCCGCACGGTAATTGGCCATAACAGCGTAATTGGAGGCAGCGTGTTCCTGACAAAAAGCGTCCAGCCCTTTTCGCATGTTTTTAATACCCATCAATTACGAATTGAGGTAAAAGAAAACCTGCAATAA
- a CDS encoding family 2A encapsulin nanocompartment cargo protein cysteine desulfurase — MSTNINTDNLPNLQELEQLANQFFKSAPGGVVNQLPVQQAPEALPLPGAVTDTGLFTSPQQPAASVPSSTIGGGGISPSAINQNNAVNLKDPQTSFADPNLNTHPAPSTPVQNSASAAFGGQLPTQPGVGYDSYLVKTALIPEVPLKQNFQVEQLSPAPESLFQLPYQQEQAFDIDLKKILGEIRTSGPSNGSPFTGAPAAAEVPFYFLSGNYGLPSVKPEPEKVKQVGLSHIIAPPFDVNIVRRDFPILHEQVNGKQLVWLDNAATTQKPRQVIDRISYFYEHENSNIHRAAHELAARATDAYEGARKKVQKFLNARSLNEIIFVRGATEAINLVAKSWGEQYLNAGDEIIVSQLEHHANIVPWQQLAAKKGLKIRIIPVDDDGQILVDEYVKLLGPKTKLVSFTQVSNALGTVTPAAQIVHLAHLAGAKVLVDGAQSVSHMPVDVQALNADWFVFSGHKVFGPTGIGVLYGKEDLLNETQPWQGGGNMIKNVTFEYTQYHDAPGRFEAGTGNIADAVGLGAAIDYVTRLGMPLIAQYEHYLLVYATQLLKDVKGIRLIGTAPDKASVLSFVLDGYKTEEVGAALNQQGIAVRSGHHCAQPILRRFGVEATVRPSLAFYNTCAEIDLLVNTLHSLKR; from the coding sequence ATGAGTACAAATATTAATACGGATAACTTGCCCAACCTGCAAGAGTTAGAGCAACTGGCCAATCAGTTCTTTAAATCGGCACCGGGTGGTGTTGTAAACCAATTACCCGTTCAGCAAGCACCCGAAGCTTTGCCTTTGCCGGGTGCTGTTACTGACACAGGGCTATTTACTTCGCCGCAACAGCCTGCGGCATCTGTTCCTTCAAGTACAATTGGGGGCGGTGGCATTTCGCCATCTGCCATCAATCAAAATAATGCCGTTAATCTTAAAGATCCACAAACCAGTTTTGCCGATCCTAATTTGAATACCCATCCCGCGCCGTCAACGCCTGTACAAAACAGCGCGTCCGCAGCGTTTGGCGGACAGTTGCCTACGCAACCAGGGGTTGGTTACGACTCTTACCTGGTTAAAACAGCCCTTATACCTGAGGTACCGTTAAAACAAAACTTCCAGGTTGAGCAACTTTCACCAGCGCCTGAAAGCTTATTTCAACTGCCGTACCAACAGGAGCAGGCCTTTGACATCGATCTGAAAAAAATATTGGGCGAAATCCGTACTTCAGGCCCTTCAAATGGTTCGCCGTTTACCGGAGCACCTGCCGCTGCTGAAGTTCCATTCTATTTTTTATCAGGTAATTATGGATTACCCTCGGTGAAACCGGAACCGGAAAAAGTTAAGCAGGTTGGTCTGAGCCATATTATCGCCCCCCCTTTTGATGTCAACATTGTAAGGCGCGATTTCCCGATACTACATGAGCAGGTGAACGGTAAGCAATTGGTATGGCTGGATAATGCCGCCACAACGCAAAAACCCAGGCAGGTAATTGATCGCATCAGCTATTTTTACGAGCACGAAAATTCAAATATTCACCGCGCAGCACATGAACTGGCAGCAAGGGCTACCGATGCTTATGAGGGTGCACGAAAAAAAGTGCAGAAATTTTTAAATGCGCGCTCCCTCAACGAAATCATATTTGTTCGCGGAGCCACGGAGGCCATTAACCTTGTAGCCAAAAGCTGGGGCGAACAGTACCTGAACGCCGGTGATGAGATTATTGTAAGCCAACTGGAACACCATGCCAATATTGTTCCGTGGCAGCAACTGGCGGCCAAAAAAGGGCTAAAAATCAGGATCATACCTGTTGATGACGATGGGCAAATACTCGTTGATGAATATGTAAAACTTCTTGGGCCTAAAACCAAACTGGTTTCTTTTACACAGGTATCAAACGCCTTGGGTACAGTAACACCGGCCGCGCAAATTGTGCACCTGGCACATTTGGCAGGCGCCAAAGTTTTGGTTGATGGCGCACAGTCGGTATCGCACATGCCGGTTGACGTACAGGCCTTAAATGCCGATTGGTTTGTATTTTCGGGACATAAGGTATTCGGACCAACCGGAATTGGGGTGCTTTATGGGAAGGAAGATCTGTTAAACGAAACCCAGCCATGGCAAGGTGGTGGCAATATGATTAAGAATGTAACTTTTGAGTATACCCAATACCATGATGCCCCCGGCCGCTTTGAAGCCGGAACCGGTAATATTGCCGATGCCGTGGGCCTTGGTGCTGCAATTGATTATGTTACCCGTTTGGGTATGCCCCTGATAGCACAGTATGAGCACTATTTGTTGGTTTATGCCACCCAATTATTAAAAGATGTAAAAGGAATACGGCTGATAGGCACCGCGCCCGATAAAGCCAGTGTTTTATCGTTTGTATTGGATGGCTACAAAACCGAAGAAGTGGGCGCGGCTTTAAACCAGCAGGGTATAGCCGTTCGTTCCGGTCATCATTGCGCGCAGCCCATATTGCGGCGGTTTGGCGTAGAAGCAACGGTTAGGCCCTCACTGGCCTTTTATAACACCTGTGCCGAAATTGATTTGCTGGTAAATACGCTTCACAGTCTTAAAAGATAA
- a CDS encoding thioredoxin domain-containing protein translates to MKNLKTILLALLVIFTGEVKAQAPALLSLEAFAAKLKQAKDPQILDARAAEEFAQNHIKGATNVDAKAADYQQKLDGLDKNKPTFVYSIANGRSAVLSRELRAKGFKDVEELPGGLANWIGSGYPIISTTKKGVSLSSAQFTELAASSPLVLVDFGSRYCGACKKLVPVLDSLKANSAFTPKVISIEVYDNTALAKELKVNVLPTLVLYKNGREVWKKQGFSSTTQIETVVEQVKTGLAANGK, encoded by the coding sequence ATGAAAAACTTAAAAACTATTTTACTGGCCCTGCTGGTAATTTTTACCGGCGAGGTAAAAGCGCAAGCGCCTGCCTTGTTATCGCTGGAGGCCTTTGCGGCTAAATTAAAACAGGCTAAAGACCCGCAGATACTTGATGCCCGCGCTGCCGAGGAGTTTGCGCAAAACCACATTAAAGGGGCTACAAATGTTGATGCCAAAGCTGCCGACTATCAGCAAAAACTTGATGGGCTGGATAAGAATAAACCAACGTTTGTTTATTCGATAGCCAATGGTCGTAGCGCGGTGTTATCGCGCGAATTGCGGGCCAAAGGCTTTAAAGATGTAGAAGAGCTTCCCGGCGGTTTGGCCAACTGGATTGGCTCGGGTTATCCCATTATTTCAACAACAAAAAAAGGCGTGTCGCTTTCAAGTGCCCAGTTTACCGAATTGGCCGCTTCATCGCCATTGGTGTTGGTCGATTTTGGATCGAGGTATTGTGGCGCCTGCAAAAAACTGGTGCCTGTGCTCGATTCATTGAAAGCCAATTCCGCCTTTACACCAAAGGTGATCAGTATTGAAGTTTATGACAATACCGCACTTGCCAAAGAGTTAAAAGTAAACGTGCTGCCAACACTGGTACTGTATAAAAACGGCAGGGAAGTTTGGAAAAAGCAGGGCTTTTCGTCAACTACTCAAATTGAGACCGTCGTCGAACAGGTAAAAACTGGGCTGGCCGCCAATGGTAAATAA
- a CDS encoding family 2A encapsulin nanocompartment shell protein, with translation MPDQKPKQTALGDVAARQLAVATRTVPQLSTITPRWLTHLLNWIPVESGVYRLNKVVDANNVEVDCSNRDERELPSTFVDYEENPREYNLSAVNTVLDVHTRVSDLYSKPYNQISEQLRLTIEIVKERQESELINNTEYGLLSSVAASQKIKTRLGPPTPDDLDELITKVWKEPGFFLLHPLAIAAFGRECTRRGVPPPTVSLFGSQFITWRGIPLIPSDKLPIVNNKSKIILLRTGESRQGVVGLFQPGLPGEQSPGLSVRFMGINNKAIASYLVSLYCSLAVLVDDAIAVLEDVDLGNYHEYKY, from the coding sequence ATGCCAGATCAAAAACCAAAACAAACCGCTCTTGGTGATGTAGCCGCCAGGCAGTTAGCCGTTGCAACCCGTACCGTACCGCAACTATCAACCATTACGCCCCGTTGGCTTACACACCTGTTAAACTGGATTCCGGTTGAATCGGGCGTATACCGCTTAAACAAGGTTGTAGATGCTAATAATGTAGAAGTAGACTGCTCTAACCGCGATGAGCGCGAATTACCTTCAACATTTGTTGATTATGAGGAAAATCCTCGTGAGTATAATTTAAGTGCTGTAAATACGGTGTTAGATGTACACACCCGTGTATCTGACCTGTACAGCAAGCCTTATAACCAGATAAGCGAACAATTGCGGCTCACTATCGAAATTGTTAAAGAACGACAAGAAAGCGAACTGATCAACAATACCGAATACGGATTATTAAGCAGCGTAGCCGCATCGCAAAAAATTAAAACAAGGTTGGGGCCACCTACGCCAGACGACCTGGACGAACTGATTACCAAGGTTTGGAAAGAGCCGGGTTTCTTTCTGCTGCACCCTTTGGCCATTGCCGCTTTCGGTCGCGAGTGTACCCGCCGTGGCGTACCGCCACCAACTGTTTCTTTATTTGGTTCGCAATTTATTACATGGAGGGGCATACCGCTTATTCCATCGGATAAATTACCTATCGTTAATAACAAATCAAAGATCATTCTTTTACGCACGGGCGAAAGCCGCCAGGGTGTGGTGGGCTTGTTTCAGCCTGGTTTGCCGGGCGAGCAATCTCCGGGTTTATCCGTACGGTTCATGGGCATCAATAACAAGGCCATAGCCTCTTACCTGGTTTCGCTTTATTGCTCATTGGCGGTTTTGGTTGATGACGCTATAGCTGTTTTAGAGGATGTTGATTTAGGTAACTACCATGAGTACAAATATTAA
- a CDS encoding arylsulfatase → MKYAYHRIIALSAIAVAFSAPAFAQLPQVPVTPQNIAPIDLSTYKGVEGKTLAESKEWWNKPLKAPKGAPNIVWILLDDVGFGASGTFGGLISTPNFDTLANNGLRYTNFHTAGICAPTRSSLLTGRNHHYVHMGNFAHASTAAGFPGYDGRIPADKGTIAEALRANGYSTFAVGKWGVTPDEDTTAVGPFDRWPTGKGFDHHFGFLESATDQYNPPHLVEDNFHIKPDGRNLNEQITDKAIAYIDAAHKAAPDQPFFLYYAPGATHAPHQVSHEWSDLYKGKFDEGWDVYRQRVFDNQKKAGYIPAYAKLPERNERIQAWNSLPADQKKLYARFMEVYAGYLTYIDNQVGRVISYLKASDQFDNTLVFVMIGDNGASKEGTVHGVINPKNSALTTLEADYIKKNESDYETIGTPEASTNYPLGWAQAANTPFKYWKSDADAEGGTHNPLIVYYPKGITEKGGIRTQYGHVSDIFPTTIEAAGLKLPGYIKGIKQDTLQGKSLFSSFNNAQAKSLHTQQYYYIFTSRSIYKDGWKAEAAHRPDNVDLINFPKEKTIPERNYDKDVWKLYNLNEDFNERVDLAKKYPEKLKELKDLFDAEAKKNHVYPFIDRDDINNKKIHHLENNN, encoded by the coding sequence ATGAAATACGCCTATCATCGAATTATTGCCCTATCGGCCATAGCCGTTGCGTTTAGTGCGCCTGCTTTTGCGCAGTTGCCACAGGTGCCGGTAACGCCGCAAAACATAGCGCCTATTGACCTCTCCACTTACAAAGGCGTGGAAGGAAAAACACTTGCCGAATCAAAAGAGTGGTGGAACAAACCACTCAAAGCGCCCAAAGGTGCCCCCAATATTGTTTGGATACTGTTGGATGACGTAGGCTTTGGCGCATCCGGTACTTTCGGCGGGCTTATCAGCACACCTAACTTTGATACGTTGGCTAACAACGGATTGCGTTATACCAACTTCCATACGGCTGGTATCTGCGCGCCAACACGCTCGTCATTACTTACCGGGCGTAACCATCATTACGTGCACATGGGTAATTTTGCCCATGCCTCAACTGCGGCCGGTTTTCCCGGTTATGATGGCCGTATACCGGCGGACAAAGGCACCATTGCCGAAGCGCTTCGCGCCAACGGGTACAGTACTTTCGCGGTGGGCAAATGGGGGGTAACACCCGATGAGGATACCACGGCTGTTGGCCCATTTGACCGCTGGCCTACTGGTAAAGGTTTTGACCATCACTTCGGTTTCCTGGAATCGGCAACCGACCAATATAACCCGCCGCATTTGGTGGAGGATAACTTCCACATTAAACCAGATGGCCGTAACCTGAACGAGCAGATCACCGACAAAGCCATCGCTTATATCGATGCTGCGCATAAAGCAGCACCCGATCAGCCTTTCTTTTTGTATTACGCCCCTGGCGCCACACATGCACCGCACCAGGTAAGCCATGAATGGAGCGACCTTTACAAAGGCAAATTTGATGAGGGTTGGGATGTATACCGCCAACGGGTTTTTGACAACCAGAAAAAAGCAGGCTACATTCCCGCTTATGCCAAACTGCCCGAACGCAATGAACGTATCCAGGCCTGGAATAGCTTGCCTGCCGATCAAAAGAAACTGTATGCCCGTTTTATGGAAGTTTATGCCGGCTACCTTACCTATATCGACAACCAGGTGGGCCGGGTTATCAGCTACCTGAAAGCATCGGACCAGTTTGATAATACCTTGGTTTTTGTGATGATAGGGGATAACGGTGCAAGCAAGGAAGGAACCGTTCACGGTGTTATCAACCCTAAAAACTCCGCCCTTACTACGCTTGAGGCTGATTATATTAAAAAGAACGAGAGCGATTACGAAACCATCGGCACGCCCGAAGCTTCAACCAACTACCCTTTAGGTTGGGCACAGGCGGCTAACACGCCGTTTAAATACTGGAAATCGGATGCTGATGCCGAGGGTGGTACCCATAACCCGTTGATTGTTTATTATCCAAAGGGGATCACCGAAAAAGGCGGCATCCGCACGCAATATGGCCACGTTTCGGATATTTTCCCTACAACCATCGAAGCTGCCGGTTTAAAACTTCCCGGCTATATCAAAGGTATTAAACAGGATACGCTGCAAGGTAAATCGCTGTTCAGTTCGTTTAATAATGCCCAGGCAAAATCGTTGCATACCCAACAGTACTATTACATTTTTACTTCGAGGTCTATCTATAAAGATGGCTGGAAGGCCGAGGCAGCGCACCGCCCGGATAACGTAGACCTGATAAACTTTCCGAAGGAGAAAACAATCCCCGAGCGTAATTATGATAAAGACGTTTGGAAACTGTATAACCTGAACGAAGATTTTAACGAACGTGTTGACCTGGCTAAAAAATACCCTGAGAAGCTAAAGGAGCTTAAGGATTTATTTGACGCCGAAGCTAAAAAGAACCACGTGTATCCATTTATCGATAGGGATGATATTAACAACAAAAAGATCCATCACCTTGAGAACAACAATTAA
- a CDS encoding cation:proton antiporter, with product MVSKLNSSEIIHFLLILLIILIPARLLGELCRRYKLPAIIGEIFAGIIVGPTLLGLLFPSVFKDIFLATPHAFEAFDGIANIGIILLMFIAGFEVDLKQIRQNGKQAISISLTGIIFPFAIGFASVWYLYQSHFANGFNNQLVTSLFFGTALSITALSVITKILLDLDILNTRIGNIVLTAAMVDDFLGWILFSVIIQLMNVGKGEASFWSVSIVVLYAVFMLTAGRWLIHKLLAFAGKGEKPGRVLTMAVCLCLISACITEGLGVRGIFGAFLVGVGINDSVYFTEKHKHVLHQFTINVLAPLFFASVGLRLNFIANFNLEVVVIILIIACLAKLLGAGIGSAMSGMSKNESIAVAFGMNARGSQEIVLGLLALQAKIISEPVFEGLVVMTVVTMIISGPIMKHYFLKEQKLQLVEPT from the coding sequence ATGGTTTCTAAACTTAACTCATCAGAGATAATTCATTTCCTGCTTATTCTGTTGATAATCCTGATACCTGCAAGGCTTTTAGGCGAATTGTGCCGCAGGTATAAATTACCAGCCATAATAGGCGAGATTTTCGCGGGCATTATTGTTGGCCCTACGCTTCTGGGGTTGTTATTTCCATCTGTGTTTAAAGATATTTTTCTTGCAACACCGCATGCTTTCGAAGCATTTGATGGCATTGCCAATATTGGCATTATCTTACTGATGTTTATTGCAGGCTTTGAAGTAGATCTGAAGCAGATAAGGCAGAATGGAAAACAGGCCATCAGTATTAGTCTTACGGGTATTATATTCCCTTTTGCCATTGGTTTTGCTTCGGTATGGTATCTGTACCAGAGTCATTTTGCCAATGGCTTTAATAACCAGCTGGTCACGTCCCTGTTTTTCGGAACGGCATTGTCTATCACCGCGCTGTCGGTAATTACCAAAATACTGCTCGACCTGGATATCCTGAACACCCGCATAGGCAACATCGTATTAACTGCTGCCATGGTTGATGATTTCCTGGGTTGGATCTTATTCTCTGTAATTATCCAGCTAATGAATGTGGGCAAAGGCGAAGCATCATTCTGGTCGGTAAGTATTGTGGTGCTTTATGCCGTTTTCATGTTAACAGCTGGCCGGTGGCTCATCCACAAACTATTGGCTTTTGCGGGTAAAGGCGAAAAGCCCGGCCGTGTGCTTACTATGGCCGTTTGCCTTTGTTTAATCAGCGCCTGTATTACCGAAGGCCTTGGGGTGCGCGGTATATTTGGCGCCTTCCTGGTTGGTGTGGGCATCAATGATTCGGTGTACTTTACAGAGAAACATAAGCATGTATTACACCAGTTTACCATCAATGTACTGGCTCCTCTCTTTTTTGCCTCGGTTGGCTTAAGGCTTAATTTTATAGCCAATTTTAACCTTGAGGTGGTGGTAATTATATTGATTATTGCCTGCCTGGCCAAATTACTTGGCGCGGGCATTGGCAGCGCCATGAGCGGCATGAGCAAGAATGAATCTATAGCGGTAGCATTTGGCATGAATGCCAGGGGATCGCAGGAAATTGTGCTGGGCTTATTGGCCTTACAGGCAAAAATTATAAGCGAACCGGTATTTGAAGGCCTGGTTGTGATGACGGTGGTTACCATGATCATCTCCGGGCCGATCATGAAACATTACTTTTTGAAGGAGCAAAAACTGCAGTTAGTTGAACCAACCTGA
- a CDS encoding arylsulfatase, translating to MGPAFGQAPKQKPNIVIILADDMGFSDIGCFGSEISTPNIDRLAHEGLKMTQFYNAGRCCPSRAALLTGLYPHQAGVGDMIKYKGSPAYQGFLNENSATIAELLKDEAGYNTIVSGKWHVGLQQSALAYNRGFDRSFTMLNNGSSYFNSAPLYNDGSKITFMLNDKEVTRNDTSKYLTQAITDFAVKSLDEIKAQQKPFFMYVAYNAPHWPIQALPQDIAKYKGQYLKGWDVLRKQRYEKQLAADIIKKQWQLSARDKRAPAWDSLSPEEKDKWDTRMAIYAAMVYRMDACIGEIITKLKQLGKDKNTIILFASDNGGSADEVKSLSTVIQKSGVPGSVNSIDSYEIPWANVSNTPFKLFKRNTHEGGIATPLIAWYPGHIKAGSTNDSPGHLIDLMPTCLDLAGVKYPTQFKNRQLTPLAGVSLVDAFKRKPYTGNKTLFWEHEGSRAIRKGKWKLVAESGQPWELYNLNADRSEINNLADKFPALVNQLKDEYGQWAVKVGVVDWSKIANL from the coding sequence ATGGGGCCTGCATTTGGGCAGGCCCCTAAACAAAAGCCCAATATCGTCATCATCCTGGCCGACGATATGGGCTTTTCTGATATAGGCTGTTTTGGGTCAGAAATCAGCACGCCCAATATTGACCGACTGGCGCATGAAGGCCTTAAAATGACCCAGTTTTATAATGCAGGCCGGTGTTGCCCCTCGCGCGCGGCGCTGTTAACTGGTTTGTACCCGCACCAGGCAGGCGTTGGCGATATGATAAAATATAAGGGCTCGCCCGCATACCAGGGATTTTTAAATGAAAACAGCGCCACCATTGCCGAGTTGCTAAAAGATGAAGCTGGTTATAATACCATAGTATCGGGAAAATGGCATGTAGGTTTACAGCAATCGGCACTGGCGTATAATCGTGGGTTCGACAGATCGTTTACGATGTTGAACAATGGCAGCAGCTACTTTAATTCGGCACCGCTGTATAATGATGGCAGCAAGATCACTTTTATGCTTAATGATAAAGAAGTAACCCGGAACGATACTTCAAAATATCTAACGCAGGCCATTACAGATTTTGCCGTCAAATCTTTAGACGAGATCAAAGCGCAGCAAAAACCTTTCTTTATGTATGTGGCCTACAATGCCCCGCACTGGCCTATCCAGGCCTTGCCACAGGATATTGCAAAATATAAGGGCCAATACCTTAAAGGCTGGGACGTGTTGCGAAAACAACGCTACGAAAAACAGCTTGCTGCAGATATCATCAAAAAGCAATGGCAATTATCTGCCCGCGATAAGCGTGCACCGGCCTGGGATTCACTATCTCCTGAAGAAAAAGATAAATGGGACACCCGCATGGCCATCTACGCGGCCATGGTTTACAGGATGGATGCCTGTATAGGCGAAATTATAACTAAATTAAAGCAACTTGGAAAAGATAAGAATACCATCATCCTTTTTGCATCCGACAATGGCGGCAGTGCCGATGAAGTAAAAAGTTTATCTACAGTCATTCAAAAATCCGGCGTGCCGGGCTCGGTAAATTCTATAGATAGTTACGAGATACCCTGGGCCAATGTAAGTAATACACCGTTTAAATTGTTTAAACGCAATACGCATGAGGGCGGCATAGCAACACCACTCATAGCGTGGTATCCGGGGCACATCAAAGCAGGTAGCACCAATGATAGTCCCGGTCACCTGATAGATCTGATGCCCACTTGTCTTGATCTGGCAGGTGTAAAATATCCAACTCAATTTAAAAACAGGCAGCTTACACCGCTGGCTGGTGTTAGTTTGGTTGACGCATTTAAACGCAAACCTTACACCGGTAATAAAACACTGTTTTGGGAGCATGAAGGCAGCCGGGCCATAAGGAAAGGCAAATGGAAACTGGTTGCCGAATCGGGACAGCCCTGGGAGTTATATAACCTTAATGCAGATAGATCTGAAATAAACAATTTAGCAGATAAGTTTCCTGCGTTAGTCAATCAGCTTAAGGACGAGTATGGTCAATGGGCAGTAAAAGTGGGTGTTGTTGACTGGAGTAAAATAGCAAATCTTTAG
- a CDS encoding helix-turn-helix domain-containing protein produces MENVLKFDTIRDYNNFNNQATLHPLVSIVDLSKADPRPARRLCYNFYTVFLKQIRCGDLRYGLKNYDYEEGTLIFLAPGQAIGENHEEIYYQPQGLALVFHPDMLPGTHLGRHISDYTFFSYEVHEALHMSEEERQIVMDCFSKIEFELKRGLDKHSKKLVVANIELFLDYCIRFYDRQFLTREVAHKGIIERFETLLNDYFRSENPQKLGLPNVAYCAGKLNLSANYFGDMVKKETGKTALEFIQLKVMDLAKEKISDRDKTVNEIAYELGFKYPQHFSRLFKQRLGYTPNEFRILNN; encoded by the coding sequence ATGGAAAATGTACTCAAGTTTGATACGATAAGGGATTACAACAACTTTAACAACCAGGCTACTTTACATCCGCTGGTAAGTATTGTTGATCTTTCAAAGGCAGATCCGAGGCCTGCCCGAAGATTGTGCTATAATTTTTATACGGTTTTTCTGAAACAAATAAGGTGCGGCGACCTCCGATACGGTCTGAAAAATTACGATTATGAAGAAGGCACGCTGATATTCCTGGCTCCCGGCCAGGCTATCGGTGAAAATCATGAAGAAATATATTATCAACCCCAAGGCCTTGCCTTAGTGTTTCACCCCGACATGCTACCGGGTACTCATCTTGGTCGCCATATAAGCGATTATACTTTTTTCTCCTACGAAGTTCATGAAGCACTACATATGTCCGAGGAGGAGCGACAGATTGTAATGGATTGTTTTTCGAAAATTGAGTTTGAACTTAAACGCGGTTTAGATAAACACAGCAAGAAGCTTGTTGTTGCTAACATTGAACTATTCCTGGATTATTGTATTCGTTTTTATGACCGTCAGTTTCTAACCCGCGAGGTAGCCCACAAAGGCATTATTGAGAGGTTTGAGACCCTGCTAAATGACTATTTCCGGTCTGAGAATCCACAGAAACTTGGACTTCCTAATGTTGCTTATTGCGCCGGAAAACTGAACCTATCTGCAAACTATTTTGGTGATATGGTGAAAAAGGAAACCGGAAAAACTGCCTTGGAATTTATTCAATTAAAAGTGATGGATTTGGCCAAAGAAAAGATCTCAGATCGTGATAAAACAGTCAACGAAATTGCTTACGAGCTGGGCTTTAAATATCCTCAGCATTTCAGCCGTTTATTTAAACAACGCCTTGGATATACACCAAATGAATTTCGGATTTTGAATAATTAA